One segment of Candidatus Micropelagos thuwalensis DNA contains the following:
- a CDS encoding lysophospholipid acyltransferase family protein, with amino-acid sequence MLKTSRHVIEFISGMAFITLSRRMGLERSSQFFGNLFTKIGPRFPQNKIAVRNLTAAFPEADEAEIKSLNIEMWHNLGMFFGEFSNLDRLRAEADTRINISGWDLTQKTFDEGRGLIFFSGHMGNWEVMAAATQIFDKDVMGVYRKANNPFFEKWITKIRNKSTVTKLVQKGADGAKNIIKTLKAGNTVCVLNDQKMNDGAELKFFNRRAMTATAIPKIARKFNIPMVFVSVQRRANSHFDVVFHPPFLPETTEDAHQDILNTAQKMNDILEEAIRQQPAHWLWLHNRWK; translated from the coding sequence ATGCTGAAAACTTCCAGACATGTAATTGAATTTATTTCCGGAATGGCTTTCATCACGCTGTCTCGACGTATGGGATTGGAAAGAAGTAGCCAATTTTTTGGTAATCTGTTTACAAAAATTGGCCCGCGCTTCCCACAGAATAAGATTGCGGTGAGAAATTTGACAGCAGCTTTTCCAGAAGCCGATGAGGCGGAAATTAAATCTTTAAACATTGAGATGTGGCACAACCTTGGCATGTTTTTCGGAGAATTCAGCAATCTTGATAGATTACGTGCCGAAGCTGATACGAGAATAAATATTTCAGGATGGGATCTCACACAAAAGACATTTGATGAAGGTAGGGGGCTGATATTTTTTTCAGGGCATATGGGAAACTGGGAGGTCATGGCCGCAGCAACTCAAATATTCGATAAGGACGTTATGGGGGTTTACCGGAAAGCGAATAATCCATTTTTTGAAAAATGGATAACCAAAATACGCAATAAATCAACTGTCACGAAACTCGTTCAAAAAGGCGCTGATGGCGCGAAAAATATCATAAAAACATTGAAAGCAGGAAATACCGTTTGCGTGTTAAACGACCAGAAAATGAATGACGGGGCTGAACTCAAGTTTTTTAACCGCCGGGCGATGACGGCAACAGCAATCCCTAAAATTGCCAGAAAGTTTAATATACCCATGGTTTTTGTAAGTGTTCAAAGGCGAGCAAACAGTCATTTTGACGTGGTTTTTCATCCCCCTTTTCTCCCCGAAACCACAGAGGACGCCCATCAGGACATTCTTAACACTGCACAAAAAATGAATGACATATTGGAAGAGGCAATTAGACAGCAGCCCGCCCATTGGCTGTGGCTTCACAATCGCTGGAAATAA
- the xseA gene encoding exodeoxyribonuclease VII large subunit yields MSQFQDTDNRNANVQEFSVSDISGLVKRQIEDGFAHIRVRAELGRVSRPASGHLYLDLKDEKAVLSGVIWKGTAQKLPLQPEQGLEVICTGKLTTFAGQSKYQMIIEYMEPAGVGALMALLEERKKKLTTEGLFEPSRKKTLPFLPQTIGVVTSPSGAVIRDIIHRLEDRFPRHVLVWPVRVQGENCAEEVSRAIAGFNAIKPGGTTPRPDILIVARGGGSFEDLWEFNEEIVVRTVAQSDIPIISAIGHETDTTLIDFAADIRAPTPTAAAEMAVPVRADLTAGLMDLTRRMMRSSHAVLTIRRDRLTGLSRGMPRLEDILAIPRQLFDSISSRLGRALTANLTSQQAQFERIAGDLSFKPMLGHIRQSRQSISGLHHRAALAGDRQIKDAAQKLAAVSKQLDLLSYESVLERGFALVLDAQGVPLRQASKVKLGSLLDIHLAKGEKLSARVETTSTTEESVKKRPKHASKSKNEKTKNETKNSQQGKLFE; encoded by the coding sequence ATGAGTCAATTTCAGGACACAGATAATCGGAATGCAAATGTGCAGGAATTTTCCGTCAGTGACATTTCTGGACTGGTGAAACGTCAAATTGAAGACGGGTTTGCACATATTCGTGTTCGCGCTGAGCTAGGACGTGTCTCCCGTCCTGCCTCTGGGCATCTCTATTTGGATTTAAAAGACGAAAAAGCCGTTTTATCCGGAGTCATCTGGAAAGGGACAGCCCAAAAACTACCCTTGCAACCCGAACAGGGGCTGGAGGTGATTTGCACTGGTAAACTGACAACATTTGCTGGTCAGTCAAAATACCAGATGATTATTGAATATATGGAACCTGCAGGGGTTGGCGCATTAATGGCCTTGTTGGAAGAGCGCAAAAAGAAACTTACAACAGAAGGCTTGTTTGAACCGTCCCGTAAAAAAACGCTCCCCTTTTTGCCTCAGACAATAGGTGTTGTCACTAGTCCGTCCGGGGCGGTTATCAGAGATATTATTCATCGTCTGGAAGACAGATTCCCACGTCATGTGCTGGTCTGGCCTGTAAGGGTCCAGGGAGAGAATTGTGCCGAGGAGGTTTCCCGCGCTATAGCCGGTTTTAATGCGATTAAACCCGGTGGGACAACACCGCGCCCCGATATACTTATTGTTGCGCGCGGGGGTGGGAGTTTTGAAGACCTATGGGAGTTTAACGAAGAAATCGTGGTGCGGACGGTCGCACAGTCGGATATTCCGATCATTTCCGCCATTGGTCATGAAACGGATACGACACTCATTGATTTTGCTGCTGATATCCGAGCGCCGACGCCAACTGCTGCAGCTGAAATGGCCGTGCCGGTAAGGGCAGATTTGACCGCAGGTCTCATGGATTTGACCCGTCGGATGATGCGGAGCAGTCATGCTGTTCTGACGATACGTCGAGACCGTTTGACTGGGCTGTCGCGCGGCATGCCTCGCCTTGAAGATATTCTCGCTATTCCACGTCAGTTGTTTGACTCTATTTCGAGCCGACTTGGGCGCGCCCTCACTGCGAATCTTACGAGTCAACAAGCCCAGTTTGAACGGATAGCCGGTGATCTATCTTTCAAACCTATGCTAGGGCATATTCGTCAATCACGCCAAAGCATTAGTGGTCTCCATCATCGGGCGGCCCTCGCTGGAGATAGACAGATAAAAGACGCGGCTCAAAAACTGGCAGCGGTGAGCAAACAATTAGATTTGCTGAGTTATGAGTCCGTGCTTGAGCGCGGATTTGCTCTTGTTCTTGACGCGCAAGGAGTTCCGTTGCGTCAGGCTTCCAAAGTCAAGCTAGGCAGTTTGCTGGATATTCATCTAGCTAAAGGTGAAAAACTTAGCGCACGGGTAGAGACAACATCAACTACAGAAGAGTCTGTTAAAAAAAGACCTAAACATGCGTCTAAGTCCAAAAATGAGAAGACTAAAAACGAGACAAAAAACTCACAACAAGGTAAATTATTCGAATGA
- a CDS encoding 3-deoxy-D-manno-octulosonic acid transferase, translated as MGREDGFRKFERRGFAGMARPKGLLVWVHVASVGEMVAVLPLIRKLLENFPAVQTLLTSGTVTSAKIANDNPHERIIHQYVPMDHPGFAKRFVKHWRPDIGLFVESEIWPNLMYQAEQNNVPLFLINARMSQNSFKNWKRFPNSVRHLLNQFDLILAQDNYSCVRYEMLGARRIISAGNLKYDTPPLPHNAAELQKLRQAIGSRPIWLAASTHEGEELMIAETHKNLKLKHPGLLSIIAPRHPQRGDSLVKQLNEMDLTIVQRSQTQAINKETDIYLADTIGEMGLFYRLSDIAFIGGTITPRGGQNPLEAARLDTAIFYGPSNQNFSEMFSLIREVDAGREIITQDDMTDMVDLLLSDPDFRKKLRTNALQLIDKNAGATDETLSAISPFLEKPTPR; from the coding sequence ATGGGGCGGGAAGATGGCTTCCGAAAGTTTGAACGGCGAGGATTTGCGGGTATGGCGCGCCCAAAAGGTTTGCTGGTATGGGTGCATGTTGCCAGTGTCGGTGAAATGGTGGCCGTTCTCCCGTTAATTCGTAAACTACTGGAGAATTTTCCAGCAGTACAAACCTTATTAACAAGCGGGACGGTCACTTCAGCCAAAATTGCAAATGACAATCCCCATGAAAGAATTATTCACCAATATGTCCCAATGGATCATCCCGGGTTTGCCAAGCGATTTGTGAAGCATTGGCGTCCCGATATTGGCCTATTTGTAGAGTCTGAAATTTGGCCAAATTTGATGTATCAGGCTGAGCAAAATAATGTTCCATTATTCCTGATTAATGCACGGATGTCGCAAAATTCATTTAAGAACTGGAAGCGGTTTCCCAATAGTGTCCGCCATTTGCTCAATCAATTCGACCTTATCCTCGCGCAGGACAACTATTCTTGTGTACGTTATGAAATGCTGGGGGCACGACGCATCATATCGGCAGGCAATCTTAAATATGACACCCCCCCTCTACCTCATAACGCCGCTGAGCTTCAAAAACTCAGACAAGCTATAGGTAGCCGCCCTATCTGGCTTGCTGCCAGCACCCATGAAGGCGAAGAACTCATGATCGCTGAAACGCATAAAAACCTCAAACTTAAGCATCCGGGATTGCTGAGTATTATCGCGCCACGCCACCCACAAAGAGGGGATAGTCTTGTCAAACAACTCAATGAGATGGATTTAACCATTGTGCAGCGAAGTCAAACTCAAGCCATCAACAAAGAAACCGATATCTATCTGGCGGACACAATTGGCGAAATGGGACTTTTTTACAGGCTGAGTGATATCGCTTTTATTGGTGGGACTATCACCCCCAGAGGCGGGCAAAATCCTCTGGAAGCTGCAAGGCTGGATACAGCTATTTTTTACGGGCCATCGAATCAAAATTTTTCTGAAATGTTTTCACTCATAAGGGAAGTGGATGCCGGGCGGGAAATCATCACACAAGATGATATGACCGATATGGTTGATCTGCTTTTATCTGACCCCGACTTTAGAAAAAAACTCAGAACCAATGCCCTTCAATTGATTGATAAAAATGCCGGCGCAACAGATGAAACACTGTCCGCTATCTCACCGTTTTTAGAGAAACCAACACCAAGATAG
- a CDS encoding ABC transporter ATP-binding protein, translating into MSEDTNQTPYRSKTLAVSKRTFSVYIKPFLGLILLGIFANLIIAGASGALPWFIQQAVDSVFVNGDRTMLLIIPLGVVFMSIIRGGATYISNIILIFVGQKITARLQHEIYENIIKADLETLGDSHTGNYIAIFLNDAKIMANTLNQTLINLFRHFFTLIVLTGMMFNLNWKLASIYVIIVMPAGILSMRRLGKVTRKASHQGLTETGLLSRLISETIKGIRVVKAYSGENLESKNADRVINRVLEFTMRSVRAKSASSPIVEALAGIAVAGIIFWGGSQSFEGNLTAGEFMGFISALLLAYQPLRSVANLPVVLQEGVAAGLRVFDIIDKPVEIKNKPNASELSVSKGSIEFKNVSFAYGNRSMSALDDISINIAPGETIAFVGPSGAGKSTLLNLVLRFYDPVSGSVEIDSQDIQNVTIESLRASTALVTQEPFLFDDTIAANISYGKNNVSQKDIEEAAKSAAAHDFISALPERYNTRCGEGGMQLSGGQRQRIAIARAILKDAPILLLDEATSALDNKAEQEVQKALTYLMQDRTSLVVAHRLSTIMNANKIYVINQGKVVQSGTHEELFKEKGLYAELYKAQFED; encoded by the coding sequence ATGTCTGAAGACACAAATCAAACACCGTATCGGTCAAAAACGCTCGCAGTCAGCAAGCGAACGTTTTCCGTTTACATCAAGCCGTTTCTAGGGCTGATACTGTTGGGCATTTTTGCAAATTTGATCATCGCAGGCGCATCAGGTGCGCTTCCCTGGTTTATTCAGCAGGCTGTAGACTCGGTCTTTGTTAATGGTGACAGAACCATGCTCTTGATAATCCCGCTAGGCGTGGTCTTCATGTCAATTATAAGAGGCGGCGCAACATATATTTCGAATATCATCCTAATTTTTGTCGGGCAAAAAATCACTGCACGGCTTCAACATGAAATATATGAAAACATTATCAAGGCTGATTTGGAAACACTTGGCGACTCGCATACCGGGAATTATATCGCCATATTTTTGAATGATGCAAAAATCATGGCGAATACTCTAAACCAGACCTTGATTAATTTGTTCAGGCACTTTTTTACTTTGATTGTCCTCACCGGTATGATGTTTAACCTAAATTGGAAGCTTGCAAGTATTTATGTCATCATTGTTATGCCGGCGGGTATTTTGTCTATGCGGCGGCTCGGCAAGGTTACCCGTAAAGCTTCTCATCAAGGCCTGACAGAAACCGGTCTTCTCTCAAGACTCATTTCAGAAACCATCAAAGGGATTAGGGTTGTTAAGGCTTATTCGGGTGAAAATCTGGAAAGCAAAAATGCCGACAGAGTGATTAACCGCGTACTGGAATTCACCATGCGTTCGGTGCGTGCCAAATCCGCATCCAGCCCTATTGTTGAGGCCTTAGCGGGTATTGCTGTTGCTGGCATCATCTTCTGGGGGGGGAGCCAGAGCTTTGAGGGAAATTTGACTGCAGGTGAATTTATGGGCTTCATCTCGGCACTTCTCCTTGCTTACCAACCGCTTAGATCCGTAGCCAATTTACCCGTGGTTTTGCAAGAAGGCGTAGCTGCTGGCCTGAGGGTGTTCGATATTATCGATAAACCTGTAGAAATAAAAAATAAGCCAAATGCCTCTGAACTCAGCGTTTCTAAAGGCAGCATTGAGTTTAAAAATGTCTCCTTTGCTTATGGTAATCGTTCAATGTCTGCGCTTGACGATATTTCCATTAACATCGCCCCCGGAGAGACGATTGCTTTTGTTGGCCCGTCAGGGGCAGGTAAGTCAACTTTGTTAAATCTGGTTTTACGTTTTTATGATCCGGTCTCCGGGTCTGTAGAGATAGACAGTCAGGACATTCAAAATGTCACCATTGAAAGCCTAAGGGCATCAACAGCACTCGTCACACAAGAACCGTTCTTATTTGATGACACAATCGCCGCCAATATTTCTTATGGTAAAAATAATGTCTCACAAAAGGACATAGAAGAGGCCGCCAAAAGTGCTGCAGCACATGATTTTATTTCTGCTTTACCCGAAAGGTACAACACAAGATGCGGTGAAGGCGGTATGCAGTTGTCCGGCGGTCAGCGTCAACGTATCGCAATTGCTCGCGCTATACTGAAGGATGCGCCAATTCTATTGCTGGATGAAGCCACCTCGGCATTGGACAATAAGGCTGAGCAGGAAGTTCAAAAGGCACTCACATATTTGATGCAGGACAGAACGTCTCTCGTCGTAGCCCATCGATTATCAACCATTATGAATGCCAATAAAATATATGTGATTAATCAGGGTAAGGTAGTCCAGTCCGGTACGCATGAAGAGTTATTTAAGGAAAAAGGTCTGTACGCCGAGCTTTATAAGGCACAATTTGAGGATTAG
- a CDS encoding lysophospholipid acyltransferase family protein → MKQTIKTILRSTPVLYLLATLLKIWVGFIYLSCRKTIIGQQHANTLQNINDTFIITIWHRSLLLAPKTLLKSKSYASLSSNHADGKIGVIYAKLTGVTPITGSGTGTASKRPVKDKKGAAALRTILRYLENNKSVWLTADIPPGPIFECGRGIIAMAQLSQKPILATAIRTKNEIIIEKAWDKLIIPKPFGKMVIAYGEPLWVPRDADKSTLEACRLQLEKNLNELNEKAENLLKG, encoded by the coding sequence ATGAAACAAACGATAAAAACGATTTTGCGAAGCACCCCAGTGCTTTATTTACTAGCAACCCTGCTCAAAATATGGGTAGGTTTTATATATTTATCATGCCGTAAGACCATCATCGGTCAACAACATGCCAACACCCTACAAAACATCAACGATACCTTTATCATCACCATTTGGCATCGAAGCCTGCTCCTAGCGCCTAAGACCTTACTTAAATCAAAATCATATGCCAGTCTCAGTTCTAATCATGCAGACGGTAAAATAGGTGTTATTTATGCAAAATTAACCGGTGTCACCCCTATTACGGGTTCTGGAACCGGCACAGCATCCAAAAGACCAGTTAAGGATAAAAAAGGTGCCGCTGCCTTGAGAACAATTTTACGCTATCTGGAAAACAATAAATCCGTCTGGTTAACTGCCGACATTCCACCTGGTCCAATCTTCGAGTGTGGTCGTGGCATTATTGCTATGGCGCAGTTGAGTCAAAAACCAATATTGGCCACAGCCATTCGCACAAAGAATGAGATTATAATCGAAAAAGCCTGGGATAAACTCATTATCCCCAAGCCTTTTGGTAAAATGGTTATCGCTTATGGTGAACCTCTATGGGTGCCGAGGGATGCGGATAAATCGACGCTTGAGGCTTGTAGACTCCAATTGGAAAAAAACCTCAATGAACTTAATGAAAAAGCTGAAAATCTGTTAAAAGGCTAA
- the purD gene encoding phosphoribosylamine--glycine ligase, whose product MKEKSLKILVLGSGGREHALCWKIAQSPLLDKLYCAPGNGGIESVADCVTLDIESPDAVLHFAKEKAIDLVVIGPEGPLVSGLADTLIAENIATFGPVAAAAQLEGSKGFTKDICAAYDIPTAAYGRFKSAADAHAYLDTHSAPIVVKADGLAAGKGVIIAETDAQARAAVDDIFDGAFGEAGAELVIEEFMTGEEASFFVLTDGTHALPLATAQDHKRVGEGDTGLNTGGMGAYSPAKIVTPTLLEETMTRIIQPTLTAMADKGTPYRGVLYAGLMLTEDGPKLLEYNARFGDPECQVLMLRLKSDLVPALLATAQGDISSLDLEWYDEDAMTVVMAAQGYPGSYPKGSQINNLHAAVADTDTQIFHAGTKTENGKTLAVGGRVLNVTSKGQDLRAARDKAYTALEKIDWQEGFYRRDIGWRALGKS is encoded by the coding sequence ATGAAAGAAAAAAGCCTCAAAATTCTTGTTCTTGGTAGCGGGGGACGTGAGCATGCACTGTGCTGGAAAATCGCACAAAGCCCCTTGCTTGATAAACTCTATTGCGCACCAGGTAATGGGGGGATTGAGTCCGTGGCAGATTGTGTCACTCTTGATATTGAATCACCCGATGCCGTACTACATTTTGCCAAAGAAAAAGCTATAGACCTCGTTGTCATTGGACCTGAAGGCCCTCTTGTTTCAGGGCTTGCGGATACCCTTATAGCAGAAAATATTGCTACCTTCGGGCCTGTAGCAGCAGCAGCCCAGCTAGAAGGGTCTAAAGGCTTTACAAAAGACATTTGCGCCGCCTATGACATTCCAACTGCCGCCTATGGTCGTTTCAAATCAGCCGCAGATGCCCATGCTTATCTTGATACCCACTCCGCCCCTATCGTTGTCAAAGCGGATGGGCTGGCGGCAGGCAAAGGCGTTATCATTGCTGAGACCGACGCTCAGGCGCGTGCCGCCGTCGATGATATATTTGATGGCGCATTCGGGGAAGCCGGCGCTGAACTTGTGATTGAAGAATTTATGACCGGAGAGGAGGCCAGTTTTTTTGTCCTCACTGACGGCACTCATGCACTCCCACTGGCGACCGCACAAGATCATAAACGTGTTGGCGAAGGGGATACCGGTCTCAATACAGGCGGGATGGGCGCCTATTCGCCAGCAAAAATCGTTACGCCCACTTTACTGGAAGAGACCATGACGCGTATTATCCAGCCAACTTTGACAGCGATGGCAGATAAGGGGACACCCTATCGTGGCGTGCTTTATGCAGGTTTGATGTTGACCGAGGACGGGCCAAAATTGTTGGAATATAATGCACGTTTTGGCGATCCAGAATGTCAGGTGTTGATGTTGCGGCTTAAAAGCGATCTTGTCCCCGCCCTGCTTGCCACGGCACAGGGAGATATTAGCTCCCTTGACCTTGAATGGTACGACGAAGACGCGATGACCGTTGTAATGGCAGCTCAGGGTTATCCGGGTAGCTATCCTAAAGGCTCACAGATTAATAACCTTCACGCAGCCGTTGCGGACACAGACACACAAATCTTTCATGCAGGCACAAAAACCGAGAATGGAAAAACGCTTGCAGTTGGTGGACGTGTGCTTAATGTCACCTCTAAAGGTCAGGATTTGCGTGCCGCAAGAGACAAAGCATATACTGCGCTCGAAAAAATTGACTGGCAGGAAGGGTTTTATCGTCGCGATATTGGCTGGCGCGCCCTTGGTAAAAGTTAA
- a CDS encoding M23 family metallopeptidase: protein MIPTPLLSSILFSGLLSLAPLEQVDFPETLVEKVAGHFKPGGMVALQLKPGVSVHVDGRPVPADKGLAVFGYGRDAGTETTLKFSIDGQDYAIIRPLEKRDYNIQYVEGVAQKYVSPPETVLKRIRLEGQQKKQARRDSAPTALFGSKFYWPLKGRITGVYGSQRYFNSEPRRPHYGIDIAAPAGSPVMAMTSGTVTLAEPDMYYEGGLVFIDHGMGLLSAYLHLSQINVKSGDKVDAQQIIGRVGSAGRSTGPHLDWRVYWRDKRLDPALLVSKED, encoded by the coding sequence ATGATACCAACTCCTCTGCTCAGCAGCATCCTTTTTAGCGGTCTTTTATCCCTCGCTCCTCTGGAGCAGGTGGATTTCCCCGAAACACTTGTTGAAAAAGTTGCTGGTCATTTTAAGCCTGGGGGTATGGTGGCGTTACAACTAAAACCAGGGGTTTCGGTACATGTGGATGGTCGTCCGGTTCCGGCAGATAAAGGGCTTGCTGTTTTTGGTTACGGGCGGGATGCGGGAACAGAGACAACGCTAAAATTCAGTATAGATGGGCAGGACTATGCCATCATCCGTCCGCTGGAAAAAAGAGATTATAATATTCAGTATGTCGAAGGTGTGGCGCAGAAATATGTTTCACCGCCCGAAACTGTGCTGAAACGCATCCGACTGGAGGGACAGCAAAAAAAACAAGCGCGCCGTGACAGCGCGCCAACAGCCCTTTTTGGGAGCAAGTTTTATTGGCCCCTCAAGGGCCGGATTACAGGTGTCTATGGCAGTCAGCGATATTTTAACAGTGAACCTCGGCGTCCGCATTATGGGATCGATATTGCTGCGCCAGCCGGTTCGCCGGTTATGGCTATGACTTCGGGAACCGTCACACTGGCTGAACCGGATATGTATTATGAAGGTGGGCTGGTATTTATTGACCACGGCATGGGGTTACTCTCCGCTTATCTTCATTTATCGCAAATTAATGTAAAAAGCGGCGATAAGGTAGACGCTCAGCAAATTATTGGGCGTGTTGGGTCAGCGGGGCGATCAACAGGGCCGCATTTAGATTGGCGGGTTTATTGGCGCGACAAGCGGCTGGATCCAGCCTTACTTGTGAGCAAGGAAGATTAA
- a CDS encoding DUF2093 domain-containing protein: protein MSDLVNLGAEAKVKYLDGDFIIEIPGTHVFCAVTGKPILMEMLRYWNVDLQEPYIDAAASLQAEQQRQLPDT from the coding sequence ATGAGTGATTTGGTAAATCTAGGCGCAGAAGCGAAAGTAAAATATCTTGATGGCGACTTTATAATCGAAATCCCCGGTACGCATGTTTTTTGTGCGGTAACCGGCAAGCCGATTTTGATGGAGATGTTGCGCTATTGGAATGTAGATTTGCAAGAACCTTATATTGATGCTGCTGCCTCGCTTCAGGCCGAGCAGCAAAGACAACTTCCCGACACATGA
- a CDS encoding phosphotransferase family protein encodes MSDRQEKFGGTKEVADALKFDVKNLEDYMHAHVDGFEGPLEVKQFKGGQSNPTYQLITPNKKYVLRRKPPGKLLPSAHAVDREYRVITALASVGFPVPKSYCLCEDEGVIGTMFYIMDMVEGRILWDVTLSDYAKKDRWPIFEAQVKTIAQLHSLDYEAIGLGDYGKPGNYFERQIGRWTKQYIASETQKVDNMDKLMAWLPGQIPQDDATSIVHGDFRLDNMVLHPTKPEVSAVLDWELSTLGHPLGDFTYHLMQWHMPSIKTMVTASLAGKDLGELGIPTAEQYIRMYCEAVGRDGIENIDFYLAFNMFRLAAILQGIVGRVRDGTASSAHAGEMEKNIPPLADVGWAFAQKAGAI; translated from the coding sequence ATGAGTGATAGACAGGAAAAATTCGGCGGCACCAAAGAAGTCGCTGACGCACTTAAATTTGATGTCAAAAATCTTGAAGACTACATGCACGCACATGTTGACGGCTTTGAAGGCCCTCTTGAAGTGAAGCAATTTAAAGGCGGACAATCCAACCCGACCTATCAGCTCATCACCCCAAACAAAAAATATGTTCTGAGACGCAAACCACCGGGTAAACTTTTACCCTCTGCCCATGCCGTCGATCGCGAATATCGAGTTATTACTGCCTTGGCTTCAGTCGGCTTCCCCGTACCAAAAAGCTATTGCCTCTGCGAGGATGAAGGCGTCATTGGCACAATGTTTTATATTATGGATATGGTCGAAGGCCGTATATTATGGGATGTGACCCTGAGCGATTATGCTAAAAAAGACAGATGGCCGATTTTCGAAGCACAAGTCAAAACGATCGCCCAGCTTCACTCGCTTGACTATGAAGCTATCGGCCTAGGCGATTACGGCAAGCCAGGTAATTATTTCGAACGCCAAATCGGACGCTGGACGAAACAATATATTGCCTCTGAAACTCAGAAAGTCGACAATATGGATAAGCTCATGGCGTGGTTGCCGGGGCAAATTCCGCAGGATGACGCGACCTCAATTGTTCATGGTGATTTTAGGCTTGATAATATGGTCTTGCATCCGACGAAACCAGAGGTTAGCGCTGTGCTGGATTGGGAATTGTCGACGCTGGGGCATCCACTTGGCGATTTCACTTATCATTTGATGCAATGGCACATGCCGTCGATTAAAACCATGGTCACGGCATCGCTGGCTGGTAAAGATTTAGGTGAATTAGGGATTCCAACTGCCGAGCAATATATCCGTATGTATTGCGAAGCGGTCGGGCGGGACGGTATTGAAAATATCGATTTCTATCTGGCTTTTAATATGTTCCGACTGGCGGCGATTTTGCAGGGCATTGTCGGACGCGTTAGAGACGGCACAGCAAGTTCGGCTCATGCAGGTGAAATGGAAAAAAACATTCCACCCCTCGCAGATGTCGGCTGGGCTTTCGCGCAAAAAGCCGGTGCAATTTAA
- the lpxK gene encoding tetraacyldisaccharide 4'-kinase, whose product MRNPKFWQLPSEKNHPAKITLQPVGFLYSQIVKLRLKFSHSEHIGKPVICVGNFTVGGSGKTPVTLKLAEHLASMGEQPSILSKGYGGNNRQALKVDPKLHHTKLTGDEPYMMAHQYPVYIAPKRRDAAKLALKDKQVNPTVLIMDDGMQSPNLHKSLTLAVIDRQAGFGNGAVFPAGPLRENIDDALARIDAIIINGPFLGRHRADVDAVISKASEVNIPVFETELVATNAHAEKVVAFCGIGRPTKFYSQLEQLGYDVQFSQDFDDHHYYSEQDAANLLALAEQYNAQLITTRKDAVRLEGFDKSSKRFKLAEICKTLDVVAMFSDDKKLEQFLIRKLSEARKSKLYAAPGNN is encoded by the coding sequence ATGCGCAATCCTAAATTTTGGCAGCTTCCCTCGGAAAAAAATCACCCGGCTAAAATCACACTCCAACCAGTGGGGTTTCTGTATAGTCAAATCGTTAAACTGAGATTGAAATTTTCCCATTCCGAACATATCGGGAAACCTGTTATTTGCGTCGGTAACTTTACCGTGGGTGGGAGCGGGAAGACGCCCGTCACACTCAAGCTTGCAGAACACCTTGCGTCAATGGGCGAACAGCCATCTATTCTATCAAAAGGCTATGGTGGCAATAACAGACAGGCGCTTAAAGTTGACCCAAAGCTGCATCACACCAAATTGACCGGCGATGAACCCTACATGATGGCGCATCAATATCCGGTTTACATCGCACCCAAAAGACGTGACGCTGCAAAACTTGCTTTAAAAGATAAGCAAGTCAATCCCACCGTATTGATTATGGATGACGGGATGCAAAGCCCAAACCTTCACAAATCACTTACCCTTGCCGTCATAGACCGCCAGGCCGGTTTTGGAAATGGTGCGGTATTCCCTGCGGGTCCGTTACGGGAAAACATAGATGACGCACTCGCCAGAATTGACGCCATCATCATAAACGGCCCATTTCTCGGACGGCATCGGGCAGATGTGGACGCGGTTATTTCTAAAGCAAGTGAGGTCAATATTCCTGTGTTTGAAACAGAACTTGTCGCGACCAATGCGCATGCCGAAAAAGTTGTCGCATTTTGCGGCATTGGACGGCCTACAAAATTTTACAGTCAACTTGAACAGCTAGGATATGATGTTCAATTCAGCCAAGATTTTGATGATCATCATTATTATTCCGAGCAGGACGCCGCAAATTTGCTGGCACTTGCCGAACAATATAACGCGCAACTCATCACGACCCGTAAAGATGCTGTGAGGTTGGAAGGTTTTGATAAATCCAGTAAACGCTTTAAACTTGCCGAAATATGCAAAACATTGGATGTTGTAGCCATGTTTTCTGACGACAAAAAATTAGAGCAGTTTCTAATCCGTAAATTATCTGAAGCCAGAAAATCAAAATTATACGCTGCACCCGGAAATAATTAA